One segment of Clavelina lepadiformis chromosome 2, kaClaLepa1.1, whole genome shotgun sequence DNA contains the following:
- the LOC143446395 gene encoding uncharacterized protein LOC143446395, giving the protein MDNITGVEDVPGVRYEPQSDDVEGYLSEQLITLKQRRSGLMGAVTKLQKKLNALIANTAATHPMVAEVKDKLDERLATCLRTCQEYLQNIPQDDRHDQQRTEAIEKLHQMKERQREADEEYMVYTRKCNMDASTRRSSEPARSSRASACSSARRKRLLQAQIEAEEAKLEAQLALEQDMVEAKAEEERLEAEAKAEAKRLEAEAKAEAKRLEAEEKAEAKRLEVKQRIQKKQISLNCNVSG; this is encoded by the coding sequence ATGGACAATATCACTGGAGTGGAAGATGTGCCAGGGGTAAGGTATGAGCCACAATCTGATGATGTAGAAGGCTACCTCAGTGAGCAGCTGATAACACTTAAGCAAAGGAGGAGCGGACTGATGGGTGCAGTCACCAAATTACAGAAGAAACTAAACGCACTAATTGCCAACACGGCAGCAACACACCCAATGGTGGCCGAAGTAAAAGATAAATTGGATGAAAGACTGGCAACATGTCTACGAACCTGCCAGGAATACCTCCAGAACATCCCACAGGATGATAGACATGATCAGCAGCGCACAGAAGCAATTGAAAAACTACACCAAATGAAGGAAAGGCAGCGGGAAGCGGATGAGGAGTATATGGTATACACTCGGAAGTGCAACATGGACGCTTCAACTCGGCGTTCTTCGGAACCAGCTCGGTCTTCCAGGGCTAGCGCTTGCTCCAGCGCTAGGAGAAAGAGACTGCTACAGGCTCAAATCGAGGCAGAAGAGGCAAAATTGGAGGCGCAGCTGGCGTTGGAGCAGGATATGGTTGAAGCGAAGGCGGAAGAGGAAAGACTTGAGGCTGAAGCAAAGGCCGAAGCCAAAAGACTTGAGGCTGAAGCAAAGGCCGAAGCCAAAAGACTTGAGGCTGAAGAAAAGGCCGAAGCTAAAAGACTTGAGGTAAAACAAAGGATCCAGAAGAAACAAATCAGCTTAAATTGCAATGTCTCGGGCTGA